A region from the Thermoplasmatales archaeon genome encodes:
- a CDS encoding D,D-heptose 1,7-bisphosphate phosphatase: MQPRNKALFIDRDGTINMDCPYCYKPEDLKIFDDAVRLMKEWQDKGYLIIIVTNQSGISRKYFTVQQMDAFNNALLLKLRKSGVFVNAIYYCPHLPEDNCSCRKPKDGMVRQAVDDFNIDLNQSIIIGDRDDIEGVMARSLGIPYRIIAHQPL; the protein is encoded by the coding sequence ATGCAGCCCAGAAATAAAGCTCTATTCATTGATAGGGACGGAACAATCAACATGGACTGTCCATATTGCTATAAGCCAGAGGATCTCAAGATTTTTGATGATGCAGTAAGATTGATGAAAGAATGGCAGGATAAGGGCTATCTAATAATCATAGTTACAAATCAGTCTGGGATTAGCAGGAAATATTTTACTGTTCAGCAGATGGACGCATTCAACAACGCATTATTGCTGAAATTGAGAAAATCTGGAGTTTTTGTCAATGCTATATACTACTGCCCTCATCTTCCCGAGGACAACTGCAGTTGCAGGAAACCAAAGGACGGGATGGTTCGTCAGGCAGTGGATGATTTCAACATTGACCTAAACCAATCCATAATCATTGGAGACAGGGACGATATTGAAGGCGTTATGGCAAGAAGCCTGGGCATTCCATATCGCATTATTGCTCACCAGCCACTATGA
- a CDS encoding N-glycosyltransferase: MQVWEIVSIISILFTIPVLMVSYYQLVLFYHSLRYPLDLEKDTPVLTDYPKVSILIASYNEKYVIDRCVDSVIATNYPKDKLQIVFADDSTDETVAIIDTAAQRAQKAGIESAIFRRPDRDNFKSGSMTLAMSLVTGVYVLQLDSDSRILEDTIIKGVHAFQTHPDASFVSFRVGHYNRYFNYITTLFAISQDQGDTISKMGSYLPNFPFSGQGGYIMYNCTDIRKVGLWSEHIEIDDAKISWNLYSAGTRGIYLSNARIMSEDPETLEIWKKRAYQIQKGWTKIASVYFKKTVHSKDISFRDKFVLFLTYLSPFTNLSWIITSFLSGFSLVFGWQAPSSSVFSNPLYVIIVSLPSVVFYLSAFYALKVQNIVTVKNLVMIPILTYASACMIILGAIAFIQGIFRKKTPYFKTPKTGDKKFMKSVDYNKELKIWKVSYLELAFSLVGLFLGAYSLYAGVWVLGLSMFGFSILTIKSLNLSRLFVRGHNGGGGQIPAKDREIAMQTFEAIESGSSGIR, encoded by the coding sequence ATGCAGGTCTGGGAAATAGTGTCTATAATTTCGATTCTATTTACGATACCTGTTCTTATGGTCTCGTATTATCAACTTGTATTATTCTACCATTCATTAAGATACCCTCTCGACCTTGAAAAGGATACACCTGTCCTTACGGATTATCCCAAGGTTTCGATTCTTATAGCGAGTTACAACGAGAAGTACGTTATCGACAGATGTGTTGATTCAGTTATTGCTACTAACTACCCAAAAGATAAACTTCAGATTGTCTTCGCTGACGATTCTACCGATGAAACTGTTGCCATAATAGACACCGCTGCTCAAAGAGCCCAAAAAGCTGGAATTGAATCAGCTATCTTCAGGCGCCCTGATAGAGACAACTTCAAATCGGGTTCAATGACCCTGGCAATGAGTCTTGTAACCGGGGTATATGTGCTTCAGCTCGATTCTGATTCTCGCATACTCGAGGACACGATCATAAAAGGAGTCCATGCATTCCAGACTCATCCTGATGCCTCTTTTGTTTCTTTTCGCGTCGGGCATTATAACAGGTATTTCAATTACATTACTACCCTTTTCGCTATTTCCCAGGACCAGGGAGATACCATCTCCAAGATGGGTTCATACCTACCAAATTTCCCGTTTTCCGGGCAGGGTGGATACATAATGTACAATTGCACAGACATAAGGAAAGTCGGTTTATGGTCTGAGCACATAGAAATCGACGACGCGAAAATTTCTTGGAACCTGTATTCGGCTGGTACTCGTGGCATCTACCTTAGCAACGCCAGGATCATGAGTGAAGATCCTGAAACCCTCGAAATATGGAAAAAAAGGGCATATCAGATTCAGAAAGGCTGGACAAAAATTGCTTCCGTTTATTTCAAGAAGACTGTTCACTCCAAGGACATATCCTTCAGGGATAAGTTTGTACTATTCCTTACATATCTTTCCCCATTCACTAACCTCAGCTGGATTATAACCAGTTTCCTTTCAGGGTTCTCGCTGGTTTTCGGATGGCAGGCACCAAGCTCCTCGGTATTCAGCAATCCACTCTATGTGATAATAGTCTCATTACCTTCAGTTGTGTTTTACCTGTCTGCCTTTTATGCACTGAAAGTTCAGAATATCGTTACTGTGAAAAACCTGGTTATGATCCCAATATTGACTTATGCAAGCGCCTGCATGATTATTCTTGGTGCAATAGCATTTATCCAGGGTATTTTCAGGAAGAAAACACCATACTTCAAGACTCCTAAAACTGGGGACAAGAAATTCATGAAAAGTGTTGATTACAACAAGGAACTTAAAATCTGGAAAGTGTCCTACCTGGAATTAGCATTTTCCCTGGTCGGATTATTCCTCGGTGCGTATTCTCTTTATGCTGGTGTCTGGGTGCTTGGCTTATCCATGTTTGGATTTTCAATACTGACGATAAAGTCTCTTAACCTGTCCCGTCTCTTCGTCCGCGGGCATAATGGAGGGGGTGGGCAGATCCCGGCAAAGGATAGGGAAATTGCCATGCAAACTTTTGAGGCAATAGAATCAGGCAGTTCAGGGATTCGTTAA